A genome region from uncultured Roseibium sp. includes the following:
- a CDS encoding ABC transporter ATP-binding protein has protein sequence MSVLEIRDLNKHFGAVHVSRNITLSVPDGQCHALIGPNGAGKTTLIHQISGVLHPDSGEIILAGRNITSSTPSQRAQAGLGRTFQLTSILPSFSVLENVALAAQAKSGSSFRFFRPVAREKSLNDIAMATLERLNMSGRALVPAADLSHGERRLLELAIALAGAPRLLLLDEPMAGLGRVESAMLIDILAELRRSIPMLLVEHDMDAIFRLADTVSVLVNGEVVAEGSPDHVRNDPAARAAYLGDSHK, from the coding sequence ATGAGCGTGCTGGAGATCCGCGACCTGAACAAGCACTTCGGCGCCGTGCATGTCAGCCGCAACATCACGCTCAGCGTCCCCGACGGCCAATGCCACGCGCTGATCGGACCGAACGGCGCGGGCAAGACGACGCTGATCCATCAGATCTCCGGCGTTCTTCACCCGGACTCGGGCGAGATCATCCTCGCCGGCCGCAACATCACCTCCAGCACGCCATCGCAGCGGGCGCAGGCAGGCCTGGGGCGCACGTTCCAGCTGACCTCGATCCTGCCGTCCTTCTCGGTCTTGGAAAACGTGGCGCTAGCCGCACAGGCCAAATCCGGTTCGAGCTTCCGTTTCTTCCGCCCGGTAGCACGGGAGAAAAGTCTGAACGACATCGCCATGGCGACGCTGGAACGCCTCAACATGTCCGGACGGGCGCTTGTGCCCGCCGCCGACCTGTCCCACGGCGAACGGCGGCTTCTGGAACTGGCGATCGCTCTGGCCGGTGCGCCGCGGTTGCTGCTTCTGGATGAGCCCATGGCCGGCCTTGGGCGCGTGGAAAGCGCCATGCTGATCGACATTCTGGCCGAGCTGCGCCGCAGCATCCCGATGCTGCTGGTGGAACATGACATGGACGCGATCTTCCGGCTGGCGGACACCGTGTCCGTGCTGGTCAACGGCGAGGTCGTGGCTGAGGGCAGCCCGGATCACGTTCGAAACGACCCGGCGGCGCGGGCCGCCTATCTCGGAGACTCCCATAAATGA
- a CDS encoding ABC transporter ATP-binding protein → MSALLSVTGLHAGYGNAEVLFGIDLDLPEGQVTTLMGRNGMGKTTTVRCLMGLLKPSEGKVLVKGEDLTGEPPHRIAQAGLGLVPEGRLVFPSLTVSENLRATARLAPGGWTEEKIYDAFPRLAERRRNLGFQLSGGEQQMLAIGRALMTNPDLLILDEATEGLAPLIREEIWSMLARLKASGLSILLIDKNLDELSRISDRYYVIEKGEIVWTGDAEAFNADRDHVEQYLHL, encoded by the coding sequence ATGAGCGCTCTCCTATCTGTAACCGGCCTGCATGCGGGCTACGGCAACGCCGAAGTCCTGTTCGGGATCGATCTCGACTTGCCGGAAGGCCAGGTGACCACGCTCATGGGCCGCAACGGCATGGGCAAGACGACCACCGTGCGCTGCCTCATGGGGCTTTTGAAACCCAGCGAAGGCAAGGTGTTGGTGAAGGGCGAGGACCTGACCGGCGAACCGCCCCACCGGATCGCCCAGGCGGGGCTGGGGCTGGTGCCGGAGGGGCGGCTGGTGTTCCCCTCGCTCACCGTCAGCGAAAACCTGCGCGCGACCGCGCGCTTGGCGCCGGGCGGGTGGACGGAGGAAAAGATCTACGATGCCTTTCCGCGCCTGGCGGAGCGCCGGCGCAACCTCGGCTTCCAGCTGTCGGGCGGCGAACAGCAGATGCTGGCCATCGGCCGCGCCCTGATGACCAACCCGGATCTCCTGATCCTCGACGAGGCCACCGAAGGCCTCGCCCCGCTGATCCGCGAGGAAATCTGGTCCATGCTCGCCCGCCTCAAGGCGAGCGGCCTGTCGATCCTGCTGATCGACAAGAACCTCGATGAACTCTCCCGGATTTCGGACCGGTATTACGTGATCGAAAAGGGCGAAATCGTCTGGACCGGCGACGCGGAAGCCTTCAACGCGGACCGCGACCACGTGGAGCAGTATCTGCATTTGTGA